From a single Apostichopus japonicus isolate 1M-3 chromosome 12, ASM3797524v1, whole genome shotgun sequence genomic region:
- the LOC139977362 gene encoding uncharacterized protein isoform X4, with protein MTIQFTQNYTIRNTLLSTTASHYIVTIIVHSTAFVTVHLLSLEQTVFSVRKMFVKCIAYLLLLCNVIHATILTTGQCGDDAPNTNVLHHNVGDSVSLQCNISDASQALWRIDNMTAFIGYKRSALYTNQHASLRQTYILQITNIGADDGGLYKCIEHGQPVATYCILIREFTNGNLFLIKDGRRVSSEVFELANRIFNLTCKAEFPSHEEMIWDIDNRTNLSTYAEYYVSNLLSSSITISFPSQISNSTVTCLKGSLSINTTVHVIATPIIHIVLYEMNVSSPFEVSPAVLYQLQCVAYGARPVVNLTWIFDEEMQTADGQRQIENEYIHGTFNYISDIQFAAADHRWGSITCSSNGNHNALSANRTLILHYQEFPNGNLFLIKDGRRVSSEVFELANIIFNLTCKAEFPFHEEMIWDIDKHTNLSTYSEYYASNFLFASIKISFPSQISNSTVTCMKGSLSINTTVHVIATPIIHIVLYEMNVSSPFEVSPAVLYQLQCVAYGARPVVNLTWIFDEEVQTADGQSQIENEYIHGTFNYISDMQFAAADHRWGSITCSSNGNHNALSANRTLILHYQAAQEQRQWNSLTISILVSASSVILIFVIITSCSLRRKLTNDATFITYSGNMPNPSQDIFEMECTEKSMNNVVKGDNESTDHGVNIQSLKLPTLPDCDHSKNEDIYSSITETVDRQKIFERDQMNIILKLETGLSANRWMGTITTSTFKKTCVLISTFIDEGEINWDNYVRRLLALPDCEYLLKVEGICVENNTLFLLQEYVGMKTLDAYMKEKRTKHRASVDTFYKENRHFIVQILEALQHLHENGLSHPCIQARKILVTPERSTKLFDMCTREDTTHLVSMLLDTQNLQNCPHHAPECISEGIYTEFSDVWYVANVLWEMMSEENINADYQIEAGWQAAQIQQDTKLMKPSNCSTEMYMNGSCEGPCGCGAQYMVPQERLIELCTVILVYGCDKLPMTMWG; from the exons ATGACAATACAGTTTACACAGAACTATACAATACGAAACACTTTACTTTCAACGACAGCTTCCCACTATATCGTTACCATAATAGTACACAGTACAGCGTTTGTAACAGTCCACCTACTATCATTGGAACAGACAGTGTTTTCTGTTAGGAAAATGTTCGTGAAATGTATAGCTTACCTTTTGTTACTTTGCAATGTTATTCACGCAA CCATTTTGACCACAGGTCAATGCGGGGATGATGCACCAAACACAAATGTGTTACACCATAATGTAGGCGACTCAGTGTCTTTACAATGCAATATATCCGATGCATCACAGGCATTGTGGCGTATTGATAATATGACTGCATTTATCGGGTATAAACGAAGCGCGCTTTATACGAATCAACACGCAAGTTTAAGACAAACTTACATCCTTCAAATAACTAACATTGGGGCTGACGACGGAGGATTATACAAATGCATAGAACATGGACAACCAGTAGCCACCTATTGTATCCTTATAAGAG AATTCACCAACGGAAATCTGTTTTTGATCAAGGACGGAAGACGTGTTTCGTCGGAAGTATTCGAATTAGCCAACAGAATATTCAACTTAACATGCAAGGCTGAGTTTCCCTCCCACGAAGAGATGATCTGGGATATTGATAACCGTACAAACTTGTCAACTTATGCTGAGTATTATGTCAGCAATTTGCTTTCTTCCAGTATCACAATATCGTTTCCGTCTCAAATCTCCAATTCCACTGTTACATGTTTGAAAGGAAGCTTATCCATAAACACTACGGTACACGTTATTG CAACACCGATAATTCATATAGTGTTATATGAAATGAATGTATCCAGTCCTTTTGAAGTGAGCCCAGCTGTTTTGTATCAGCTGCAATGTGTAGCATATGGCGCCAGGCCTGTTGTCAATCTCACGTGGATCTTCGATGAGGAGATGCAAACAGCAGACGGCCAAAGACAAATTGAAAATGAATACATCCATGGCACTTTTAATTATATAAGTGACATACAATTTGCAGCCGCCGACCATAGGTGGGGAAGCATCACGTGTTCCAGTAATGGGAATCATAACGCCCTGTCTGCTAATCGCACTCTAATCTTACATTATCAAG AATTCCCCAACGGAAATCTGTTTTTGATCAAGGACGGAAGACGTGTTTCGTCGGAAGTATTCGAATTAGCCAACATAATATTCAACCTAACATGCAAGGCTGAGTTTCCCTTCCACGAAGAGATGATCTGGGATATTGATAAACATACAAACTTGTCAACTTATTCTGAGTATTATGCCAGCAATTTTCTTTTTGCCAGTATCAAAATATCGTTTCCATCTCAAATTTCCAATTCTACTGTTACATGCATGAAAGGGAGTTTATCCATAAACACTACGGTACACGTTATTG cAACACCGATAATTCATATAGTGTTATATGAAATGAATGTATCCAGTCCTTTTGAAGTGAGCCCAGCTGTTTTGTATCAGCTACAATGTGTAGCATATGGCGCCAGGCCTGTTGTCAATCTAACGTGGATCTTCGATGAGGAGGTGCAAACAGCAGACGGCCAAAGTCAAATTGAAAATGAATACATCCATGGCACTTTTAATTATATAAGTGACATGCAATTTGCAGCCGCCGACCATAGGTGGGGAAGCATCACGTGTTCCAGTAATGGGAATCATAACGCCCTGTCTGCTAATCGCACTCTCATCTTACATTATCAAG CTGCTCAAGAACAACGACAATGGAATAGCCTAACGATAAGCATTTTAGTATCTGCTTCTTCCGTCATATTGATATTTGTGATAATAACGTCGTGCTCCCTTAGGAGAAAGTTAACCA ATGATGCGACCTTTATTACTTACAGTGG GAATATGCCAAACCCTAGCCAAGACATTTTTGAAATGGAATGTACCGAAAAATCAATGAACAACGTCGTTAAAGGTGACAATG AATCAACGGATCATGGAGTGAATATTCAAAG TCTGAAATTACCAACTTTACCGGATTGTGATCACTCAAAAAACGAAG ATATTTATTCGTCAATAACAGAAACTGTTGACAGACAAAAGATATTTGAAAGAGATCAAATGAATATCATCTTAAAACTTGAAACCGGACTTTCAGCAAACAGATGGATGGGTACAATTACGACGTCTACCTTCAAAAAGACGTGTGTTTTGATATCAACGTTTATAG ACGAAGGTGAAATTAATTGGGACAATTACGTGAGAAGACTCCTGGCTTTACCAGACTGTGAATACCTTTTAAAGGTGGAGGGAATTTGCGTTGAAAATA ATACCCTTTTCCTATTGCAAGAATACGTTGGTATGAAAACTTTAGACGCgtatatgaaagagaaaagaacaaaGCATCGTGCCAGTGTGGATACCTTTTATAAAGAAAATCGTCATTTCATTGTTCAAATTCTGGAGGCACTTCAACATCTTCATGAAAACGGG CTATCACACCCGTGTATTCAAGCAAGAAAAATCCTGGTAACACCTGAGAGATCAACCAAACTCTTTGATATGTGCACCCGAGAAGATACAACGCATCTCGTTTCTATGCTGCTAGATACACAA AATCTCCAAAACTGTCCTCACCATGCCCCGGAATGCATATCGGAAGGTATCTACACGGAGTTCTCCGATGTCTGGTATGTTGCTAACGTACTCTGGGAAATGATGTCCGAAG AGAATATCAATGCGGACTACCAAATCGAAGCAGGCTGGCAGGCCGCTCAAATTCAACAGGATACAAAGCTAATGAAACCTTCGAACTGTTCCACGGAAAT GTATATGAATGGGAGTTGCGAG GGGCCATGTGGATGTGGTGCACAGTAcatggtgccccaggagagattgattgaattgtgcaccgTGATTTTGGTGTATGGGTGTGACAAGTTGCCAATGACCATgtggggttaa
- the LOC139977362 gene encoding uncharacterized protein isoform X5 produces MTIQFTQNYTIRNTLLSTTASHYIVTIIVHSTAFVTVHLLSLEQTVFSVRKMFVKCIAYLLLLCNVIHATILTTGQCGDDAPNTNVLHHNVGDSVSLQCNISDASQALWRIDNMTAFIGYKRSALYTNQHASLRQTYILQITNIGADDGGLYKCIEHGQPVATYCILIREFTNGNLFLIKDGRRVSSEVFELANRIFNLTCKAEFPSHEEMIWDIDNRTNLSTYAEYYVSNLLSSSITISFPSQISNSTVTCLKGSLSINTTVHVIATPIIHIVLYEMNVSSPFEVSPAVLYQLQCVAYGARPVVNLTWIFDEEMQTADGQRQIENEYIHGTFNYISDIQFAAADHRWGSITCSSNGNHNALSANRTLILHYQEFPNGNLFLIKDGRRVSSEVFELANIIFNLTCKAEFPFHEEMIWDIDKHTNLSTYSEYYASNFLFASIKISFPSQISNSTVTCMKGSLSINTTVHVIATPIIHIVLYEMNVSSPFEVSPAVLYQLQCVAYGARPVVNLTWIFDEEVQTADGQSQIENEYIHGTFNYISDMQFAAADHRWGSITCSSNGNHNALSANRTLILHYQAAQEQRQWNSLTISILVSASSVILIFVIITSCSLRRKLTNDATFITYSGNMPNPSQDIFEMECTEKSMNNVVKGDNESTDHGVNIQSLKLPTLPDCDHSKNEDIYSSITETVDRQKIFERDQMNIILKLETGLSANRWMGTITTSTFKKTCVLISTFIDEGEINWDNYVRRLLALPDCEYLLKVEGICVENNTLFLLQEYVGMKTLDAYMKEKRTKHRASVDTFYKENRHFIVQILEALQHLHENGLSHPCIQARKILVTPERSTKLFDMCTREDTTHLVSMLLDTQNLQNCPHHAPECISEGIYTEFSDVWYVANVLWEMMSEDVSLITENINADYQIEAGWQAAQIQQDTKLMKPSNCSTEMYMNGSCEVDL; encoded by the exons ATGACAATACAGTTTACACAGAACTATACAATACGAAACACTTTACTTTCAACGACAGCTTCCCACTATATCGTTACCATAATAGTACACAGTACAGCGTTTGTAACAGTCCACCTACTATCATTGGAACAGACAGTGTTTTCTGTTAGGAAAATGTTCGTGAAATGTATAGCTTACCTTTTGTTACTTTGCAATGTTATTCACGCAA CCATTTTGACCACAGGTCAATGCGGGGATGATGCACCAAACACAAATGTGTTACACCATAATGTAGGCGACTCAGTGTCTTTACAATGCAATATATCCGATGCATCACAGGCATTGTGGCGTATTGATAATATGACTGCATTTATCGGGTATAAACGAAGCGCGCTTTATACGAATCAACACGCAAGTTTAAGACAAACTTACATCCTTCAAATAACTAACATTGGGGCTGACGACGGAGGATTATACAAATGCATAGAACATGGACAACCAGTAGCCACCTATTGTATCCTTATAAGAG AATTCACCAACGGAAATCTGTTTTTGATCAAGGACGGAAGACGTGTTTCGTCGGAAGTATTCGAATTAGCCAACAGAATATTCAACTTAACATGCAAGGCTGAGTTTCCCTCCCACGAAGAGATGATCTGGGATATTGATAACCGTACAAACTTGTCAACTTATGCTGAGTATTATGTCAGCAATTTGCTTTCTTCCAGTATCACAATATCGTTTCCGTCTCAAATCTCCAATTCCACTGTTACATGTTTGAAAGGAAGCTTATCCATAAACACTACGGTACACGTTATTG CAACACCGATAATTCATATAGTGTTATATGAAATGAATGTATCCAGTCCTTTTGAAGTGAGCCCAGCTGTTTTGTATCAGCTGCAATGTGTAGCATATGGCGCCAGGCCTGTTGTCAATCTCACGTGGATCTTCGATGAGGAGATGCAAACAGCAGACGGCCAAAGACAAATTGAAAATGAATACATCCATGGCACTTTTAATTATATAAGTGACATACAATTTGCAGCCGCCGACCATAGGTGGGGAAGCATCACGTGTTCCAGTAATGGGAATCATAACGCCCTGTCTGCTAATCGCACTCTAATCTTACATTATCAAG AATTCCCCAACGGAAATCTGTTTTTGATCAAGGACGGAAGACGTGTTTCGTCGGAAGTATTCGAATTAGCCAACATAATATTCAACCTAACATGCAAGGCTGAGTTTCCCTTCCACGAAGAGATGATCTGGGATATTGATAAACATACAAACTTGTCAACTTATTCTGAGTATTATGCCAGCAATTTTCTTTTTGCCAGTATCAAAATATCGTTTCCATCTCAAATTTCCAATTCTACTGTTACATGCATGAAAGGGAGTTTATCCATAAACACTACGGTACACGTTATTG cAACACCGATAATTCATATAGTGTTATATGAAATGAATGTATCCAGTCCTTTTGAAGTGAGCCCAGCTGTTTTGTATCAGCTACAATGTGTAGCATATGGCGCCAGGCCTGTTGTCAATCTAACGTGGATCTTCGATGAGGAGGTGCAAACAGCAGACGGCCAAAGTCAAATTGAAAATGAATACATCCATGGCACTTTTAATTATATAAGTGACATGCAATTTGCAGCCGCCGACCATAGGTGGGGAAGCATCACGTGTTCCAGTAATGGGAATCATAACGCCCTGTCTGCTAATCGCACTCTCATCTTACATTATCAAG CTGCTCAAGAACAACGACAATGGAATAGCCTAACGATAAGCATTTTAGTATCTGCTTCTTCCGTCATATTGATATTTGTGATAATAACGTCGTGCTCCCTTAGGAGAAAGTTAACCA ATGATGCGACCTTTATTACTTACAGTGG GAATATGCCAAACCCTAGCCAAGACATTTTTGAAATGGAATGTACCGAAAAATCAATGAACAACGTCGTTAAAGGTGACAATG AATCAACGGATCATGGAGTGAATATTCAAAG TCTGAAATTACCAACTTTACCGGATTGTGATCACTCAAAAAACGAAG ATATTTATTCGTCAATAACAGAAACTGTTGACAGACAAAAGATATTTGAAAGAGATCAAATGAATATCATCTTAAAACTTGAAACCGGACTTTCAGCAAACAGATGGATGGGTACAATTACGACGTCTACCTTCAAAAAGACGTGTGTTTTGATATCAACGTTTATAG ACGAAGGTGAAATTAATTGGGACAATTACGTGAGAAGACTCCTGGCTTTACCAGACTGTGAATACCTTTTAAAGGTGGAGGGAATTTGCGTTGAAAATA ATACCCTTTTCCTATTGCAAGAATACGTTGGTATGAAAACTTTAGACGCgtatatgaaagagaaaagaacaaaGCATCGTGCCAGTGTGGATACCTTTTATAAAGAAAATCGTCATTTCATTGTTCAAATTCTGGAGGCACTTCAACATCTTCATGAAAACGGG CTATCACACCCGTGTATTCAAGCAAGAAAAATCCTGGTAACACCTGAGAGATCAACCAAACTCTTTGATATGTGCACCCGAGAAGATACAACGCATCTCGTTTCTATGCTGCTAGATACACAA AATCTCCAAAACTGTCCTCACCATGCCCCGGAATGCATATCGGAAGGTATCTACACGGAGTTCTCCGATGTCTGGTATGTTGCTAACGTACTCTGGGAAATGATGTCCGAAG ATGTGTCATTAATTACAGAGAATATCAATGCGGACTACCAAATCGAAGCAGGCTGGCAGGCCGCTCAAATTCAACAGGATACAAAGCTAATGAAACCTTCGAACTGTTCCACGGAAAT GTATATGAATGGGAGTTGCGAGgttgacttgtaa
- the LOC139977362 gene encoding uncharacterized protein isoform X6: protein MTIQFTQNYTIRNTLLSTTASHYIVTIIVHSTAFVTVHLLSLEQTVFSVRKMFVKCIAYLLLLCNVIHATILTTGQCGDDAPNTNVLHHNVGDSVSLQCNISDASQALWRIDNMTAFIGYKRSALYTNQHASLRQTYILQITNIGADDGGLYKCIEHGQPVATYCILIREFTNGNLFLIKDGRRVSSEVFELANRIFNLTCKAEFPSHEEMIWDIDNRTNLSTYAEYYVSNLLSSSITISFPSQISNSTVTCLKGSLSINTTVHVIATPIIHIVLYEMNVSSPFEVSPAVLYQLQCVAYGARPVVNLTWIFDEEMQTADGQRQIENEYIHGTFNYISDIQFAAADHRWGSITCSSNGNHNALSANRTLILHYQEFPNGNLFLIKDGRRVSSEVFELANIIFNLTCKAEFPFHEEMIWDIDKHTNLSTYSEYYASNFLFASIKISFPSQISNSTVTCMKGSLSINTTVHVIATPIIHIVLYEMNVSSPFEVSPAVLYQLQCVAYGARPVVNLTWIFDEEVQTADGQSQIENEYIHGTFNYISDMQFAAADHRWGSITCSSNGNHNALSANRTLILHYQAAQEQRQWNSLTISILVSASSVILIFVIITSCSLRRKLTNDATFITYSGNMPNPSQDIFEMECTEKSMNNVVKGDNESTDHGVNIQSLKLPTLPDCDHSKNEDIYSSITETVDRQKIFERDQMNIILKLETGLSANRWMGTITTSTFKKTCVLISTFIDEGEINWDNYVRRLLALPDCEYLLKVEGICVENNTLFLLQEYVGMKTLDAYMKEKRTKHRASVDTFYKENRHFIVQILEALQHLHENGLSHPCIQARKILVTPERSTKLFDMCTREDTTHLVSMLLDTQNLQNCPHHAPECISEGIYTEFSDVWYVANVLWEMMSEENINADYQIEAGWQAAQIQQDTKLMKPSNCSTEMYMNGSCEVDL from the exons ATGACAATACAGTTTACACAGAACTATACAATACGAAACACTTTACTTTCAACGACAGCTTCCCACTATATCGTTACCATAATAGTACACAGTACAGCGTTTGTAACAGTCCACCTACTATCATTGGAACAGACAGTGTTTTCTGTTAGGAAAATGTTCGTGAAATGTATAGCTTACCTTTTGTTACTTTGCAATGTTATTCACGCAA CCATTTTGACCACAGGTCAATGCGGGGATGATGCACCAAACACAAATGTGTTACACCATAATGTAGGCGACTCAGTGTCTTTACAATGCAATATATCCGATGCATCACAGGCATTGTGGCGTATTGATAATATGACTGCATTTATCGGGTATAAACGAAGCGCGCTTTATACGAATCAACACGCAAGTTTAAGACAAACTTACATCCTTCAAATAACTAACATTGGGGCTGACGACGGAGGATTATACAAATGCATAGAACATGGACAACCAGTAGCCACCTATTGTATCCTTATAAGAG AATTCACCAACGGAAATCTGTTTTTGATCAAGGACGGAAGACGTGTTTCGTCGGAAGTATTCGAATTAGCCAACAGAATATTCAACTTAACATGCAAGGCTGAGTTTCCCTCCCACGAAGAGATGATCTGGGATATTGATAACCGTACAAACTTGTCAACTTATGCTGAGTATTATGTCAGCAATTTGCTTTCTTCCAGTATCACAATATCGTTTCCGTCTCAAATCTCCAATTCCACTGTTACATGTTTGAAAGGAAGCTTATCCATAAACACTACGGTACACGTTATTG CAACACCGATAATTCATATAGTGTTATATGAAATGAATGTATCCAGTCCTTTTGAAGTGAGCCCAGCTGTTTTGTATCAGCTGCAATGTGTAGCATATGGCGCCAGGCCTGTTGTCAATCTCACGTGGATCTTCGATGAGGAGATGCAAACAGCAGACGGCCAAAGACAAATTGAAAATGAATACATCCATGGCACTTTTAATTATATAAGTGACATACAATTTGCAGCCGCCGACCATAGGTGGGGAAGCATCACGTGTTCCAGTAATGGGAATCATAACGCCCTGTCTGCTAATCGCACTCTAATCTTACATTATCAAG AATTCCCCAACGGAAATCTGTTTTTGATCAAGGACGGAAGACGTGTTTCGTCGGAAGTATTCGAATTAGCCAACATAATATTCAACCTAACATGCAAGGCTGAGTTTCCCTTCCACGAAGAGATGATCTGGGATATTGATAAACATACAAACTTGTCAACTTATTCTGAGTATTATGCCAGCAATTTTCTTTTTGCCAGTATCAAAATATCGTTTCCATCTCAAATTTCCAATTCTACTGTTACATGCATGAAAGGGAGTTTATCCATAAACACTACGGTACACGTTATTG cAACACCGATAATTCATATAGTGTTATATGAAATGAATGTATCCAGTCCTTTTGAAGTGAGCCCAGCTGTTTTGTATCAGCTACAATGTGTAGCATATGGCGCCAGGCCTGTTGTCAATCTAACGTGGATCTTCGATGAGGAGGTGCAAACAGCAGACGGCCAAAGTCAAATTGAAAATGAATACATCCATGGCACTTTTAATTATATAAGTGACATGCAATTTGCAGCCGCCGACCATAGGTGGGGAAGCATCACGTGTTCCAGTAATGGGAATCATAACGCCCTGTCTGCTAATCGCACTCTCATCTTACATTATCAAG CTGCTCAAGAACAACGACAATGGAATAGCCTAACGATAAGCATTTTAGTATCTGCTTCTTCCGTCATATTGATATTTGTGATAATAACGTCGTGCTCCCTTAGGAGAAAGTTAACCA ATGATGCGACCTTTATTACTTACAGTGG GAATATGCCAAACCCTAGCCAAGACATTTTTGAAATGGAATGTACCGAAAAATCAATGAACAACGTCGTTAAAGGTGACAATG AATCAACGGATCATGGAGTGAATATTCAAAG TCTGAAATTACCAACTTTACCGGATTGTGATCACTCAAAAAACGAAG ATATTTATTCGTCAATAACAGAAACTGTTGACAGACAAAAGATATTTGAAAGAGATCAAATGAATATCATCTTAAAACTTGAAACCGGACTTTCAGCAAACAGATGGATGGGTACAATTACGACGTCTACCTTCAAAAAGACGTGTGTTTTGATATCAACGTTTATAG ACGAAGGTGAAATTAATTGGGACAATTACGTGAGAAGACTCCTGGCTTTACCAGACTGTGAATACCTTTTAAAGGTGGAGGGAATTTGCGTTGAAAATA ATACCCTTTTCCTATTGCAAGAATACGTTGGTATGAAAACTTTAGACGCgtatatgaaagagaaaagaacaaaGCATCGTGCCAGTGTGGATACCTTTTATAAAGAAAATCGTCATTTCATTGTTCAAATTCTGGAGGCACTTCAACATCTTCATGAAAACGGG CTATCACACCCGTGTATTCAAGCAAGAAAAATCCTGGTAACACCTGAGAGATCAACCAAACTCTTTGATATGTGCACCCGAGAAGATACAACGCATCTCGTTTCTATGCTGCTAGATACACAA AATCTCCAAAACTGTCCTCACCATGCCCCGGAATGCATATCGGAAGGTATCTACACGGAGTTCTCCGATGTCTGGTATGTTGCTAACGTACTCTGGGAAATGATGTCCGAAG AGAATATCAATGCGGACTACCAAATCGAAGCAGGCTGGCAGGCCGCTCAAATTCAACAGGATACAAAGCTAATGAAACCTTCGAACTGTTCCACGGAAAT GTATATGAATGGGAGTTGCGAGgttgacttgtaa